In the genome of Cygnus olor isolate bCygOlo1 chromosome Z, bCygOlo1.pri.v2, whole genome shotgun sequence, one region contains:
- the MARVELD2 gene encoding MARVEL domain-containing protein 2 gives MSRSASSPPPAGSSPPPLPLQPPCGPVGGADELKPVRRFVPDSWKNFFRGRRGREAGWGSTASDIRYVSDGVECSPPASPGPRRAEPRSVPGSYRDPYGGSGVSCPSRKEAEAMLRGDSLGSLEHCAPTGMTYSERVEAYHQRYAYMKSWAGLLRILCVVELLLGAAVFACVTAYVHKDNEWYNMFGYSQPYSYGAGGTYGGYYYSGPKTPFVLVVAGVAWIVTIVLLVLGMSMYYRTILLDSSWWPLTEFGINVAMFFLYMSAGIVYVNDINRGGLCYYQLFKTPINASFCRVEGGQTAAIIFLFVTVVVYLISALVCLKLWRHEGARRHRELMEREMKTQSSLPEKKYDSDDGPREEANYRQLKSVERKQELLNGHIPAGHIPKPIVMPDYLAKYPAIQTNEMRDRYKAVFNDQFAEYKELSAEVNAVLKKFDELDALMRQLPHHPGSIYEQERISKVLQEYKKKKNDPAFLEKKERCEYLKNKLSHIKQRIQDYDKVMNWNVQI, from the exons ATGTCGCGGAGCGCCTcgtccccgccgcccgccggctcctcgccgccgccgctgcccctgCAGCCGCCCTGCGGCCCTGTCGGCGGGGCGGACGAGCTCAAGCCGGTGCGGCGGTTCGTCCCCGACTCCTGGAAGAACTTCTTCAGGGGCAGGCGCGGCCGGGAGGCCGGCTGGGGCAGCACGGCGTCCGACATCAGGTACGTGTCGGACGGGGTCGAGTGCTCGCCGCCCGCATCGCCCGGCCCGAGGCGGGCAGAGCCCAGGTCGGTGCCCGGCTCCTACAGGGACCCCTATGGAGGATCGGGCGTCAGCTGCCCCTCGAGGAAGGAGGCCGAAGCCATGCTGCGCGGGGACTCGCTGGGGTCGCTGGAGCACTGCGCTCCCACTGGCATGACCTACAGCGAGCGGGTGGAGGCCTACCACCAGCGGTACGCCTACATGAAGTCCTGGGCTGGCCTGCTCAGGATCCTCTGCgtggtggagctgctgctgggcgcCGCCGTCTTCGCCTGTGTGACGGCCTATGTACACAAGGACAATGAGTGGTACAACATGTTTGGGTACTCGCAGCCCTACAGCTATGGGGCCGGCGGCACCTACGGAGGCTACTACTACAGTGGACCCAAAACTCCCTTTGTCCTGGTAGTAGCTGGTGTGGCGTGGATAGTCACCATCGTGCTGCTGGTGCTTGGCATGTCGATGTACTACCGGACCATCCTCCTCGATTCCAGCTGGTGGCCACTAACTGAGTTTGGCATTAACGTGGCCATGTTCTTTCTGTACATGTCGGCGGGCATAGTATATGTCAATGACATCAACCGAGGTGGTCTCTGCTATTACCAGTTGTTTAAGACTCCGATAAATGCCTCTTTTTGCCGCGTAGAAGGGGGTCAGACAGCAGCAATCATCTTCTTGTTCGTCACAGTGGTTGTCTATCTGATTAGTGCATTGGTTTGTCTGAAGCTGTGGAGGCACGAAGGAGCCAGGAGGCACCGGGAGTTAATGGAACGAGAG atgaAAACACAGTCGTCTTTACCAGAAAAGAAG TATGACAGTGATGATGGACCAAGAGAAGAGGCCAATTACAGGCAGCTTAAATCAGTGGAAAGGAAACAGGAACTACTTAATGGTCATATACCTGCAGGCCACATTCCTAAACCTATAGTGATGCCAGACTACTTAGC gaaatacCCAGCAattcaaacaaatgaaatgcGAGACCGGTACAAAGCAGTATTCAATGATCAGTTTGCTGAGTATAAAGAACTGTCTGCGGAAGTTaatgctgtattaaaaaaatttgATGAGCTGGATGCATTGATGAGACAGCTTCCTCATCATCCTGGAAGTATATAT GAACAGGAAAGGATATCAAAAGTTCTGcaagaatacaagaaaaagaaaaac GATCCtgcatttctggagaaaaaggagcGTTGTGAATACCTAAAGAATAAGCTTTCTCACATAAAACAACGAATTCAGGACTATGATAAAGTTATGAATTGGAATGTACAAATTTAG